One Lujinxingia sediminis DNA window includes the following coding sequences:
- a CDS encoding pyridoxal phosphate-dependent decarboxylase family protein, whose translation MSADAISPTDAPLRPDAPLRPDAPGADDCAPSDIALKSFFLGPQAENAEWLRQIINQVFESYVRWRREVYPDDGRAISQNDRQSSEFQGRRRHFERELLDLLARFESEVPKYSPRYIGHMFSETSMPAMIGHVLTLLHNPNNISGESSRVGVKLEAEAIEALATMLGFFNQGDQTRQNSQGKASPRGHFTSGGTIANFEAMTRARSRMLRFIARGAQARERGTLPALSLVEAAHLGWARYDALRPDAPSDSPDAENDPLSGDLQAMNPFALAELLGQHFAQPYRGPVLLVGEHKHYSWVKGVELLGLGKEALWPVRLSAEGTLCIEHLEQRLNEAAAAGRPVLMVVSVAGTTELGAFDPIDAVQDLLDRRAAALGHHIWHHVDAAYGGFFAASVDSNEAGSALSEPVCHALKAIGRVNSVTLDPHKLGYVPYASGAFIARQAREYLAHRIDAPYLVFDEEARDPGPQTLEGSRSAAGAVATWLTARTIGLNNQGYGRILRRTLQARQRLEAALGELAHPVRMLPASSNLLGFCVGAPGESLSTINARSEALYTRFGPQGAGDFFVSKTSLGLEAYGALLHPLLTDWGVARDDADTTHLTVLRLSVMNPFIDAREMKLDLSRAFAQALSEALDALAKEGMFKGA comes from the coding sequence ATGAGCGCCGACGCCATCTCCCCCACCGACGCCCCACTTCGCCCCGACGCCCCACTTCGCCCCGACGCACCGGGGGCCGACGACTGCGCCCCGAGCGATATCGCGCTTAAAAGCTTCTTTCTGGGCCCCCAGGCCGAAAACGCCGAGTGGCTGCGCCAGATCATCAACCAGGTCTTCGAGAGCTACGTGCGCTGGCGCCGCGAGGTCTACCCCGACGACGGCCGCGCCATCTCGCAAAACGACCGCCAGTCCTCGGAGTTTCAGGGGCGCCGCCGCCATTTCGAACGCGAGCTCCTCGACCTGCTGGCCCGCTTCGAGTCGGAAGTCCCCAAGTACAGCCCCCGCTACATCGGGCATATGTTCTCAGAGACCTCGATGCCGGCAATGATCGGCCACGTGCTCACGCTTCTGCATAACCCCAACAACATCTCCGGCGAGTCGTCGCGGGTCGGGGTGAAACTGGAGGCGGAGGCGATTGAGGCGCTGGCGACCATGCTCGGATTTTTCAATCAGGGTGATCAAACTCGCCAGAATAGTCAGGGCAAAGCCTCGCCACGCGGGCATTTCACAAGCGGCGGCACCATCGCAAACTTTGAAGCGATGACCCGCGCGCGAAGCCGCATGCTGCGTTTTATCGCCCGCGGCGCGCAGGCCCGCGAGCGCGGCACCCTCCCGGCGCTCAGCCTCGTGGAGGCCGCGCATCTCGGATGGGCCCGCTACGACGCGTTGCGCCCCGACGCGCCCTCCGACAGTCCAGACGCCGAAAATGACCCGCTCTCGGGCGACCTGCAGGCGATGAACCCCTTTGCCCTGGCCGAACTTCTCGGCCAGCACTTTGCGCAGCCCTACCGCGGCCCGGTGCTGCTCGTCGGCGAACACAAGCATTACTCCTGGGTCAAAGGCGTGGAGCTCCTGGGCCTGGGCAAAGAGGCGTTGTGGCCGGTGCGCTTGAGCGCCGAGGGCACCCTCTGCATCGAGCATCTTGAACAACGCCTCAATGAGGCCGCCGCGGCCGGGCGCCCGGTGCTGATGGTCGTCTCGGTGGCGGGAACCACCGAGCTTGGTGCCTTCGATCCCATCGATGCGGTGCAGGATCTGCTCGATCGTCGCGCCGCCGCCCTCGGGCACCACATCTGGCACCACGTCGACGCGGCCTACGGGGGCTTCTTCGCCGCCAGCGTGGACTCCAACGAGGCCGGCTCTGCGCTGAGCGAGCCGGTCTGCCACGCGCTCAAAGCCATCGGCCGGGTCAACTCTGTGACCCTCGACCCCCATAAGCTCGGCTATGTCCCCTATGCCTCGGGCGCCTTTATCGCCCGCCAGGCCCGCGAGTACCTGGCCCACCGCATCGACGCGCCCTACCTGGTCTTTGACGAAGAGGCCCGCGACCCGGGCCCTCAAACCCTCGAAGGCTCGCGCTCGGCAGCCGGTGCCGTGGCCACCTGGCTGACTGCCCGCACGATCGGTCTGAACAACCAGGGCTACGGCCGAATCCTGCGTCGCACCCTTCAAGCTCGCCAGCGCCTGGAGGCCGCCCTGGGCGAGCTGGCGCATCCGGTGAGGATGTTGCCGGCCTCCTCCAACCTTCTGGGCTTCTGCGTGGGGGCGCCTGGCGAGTCCCTGAGCACCATCAACGCACGCAGCGAGGCGCTCTACACCCGATTTGGGCCCCAGGGCGCCGGCGACTTCTTCGTCTCCAAAACCTCGCTGGGCCTTGAGGCCTACGGCGCTCTGCTGCACCCGCTGCTCACCGACTGGGGGGTGGCGCGTGATGACGCCGACACCACCCACCTCACCGTCCTGCGCTTAAGCGTGATGAACCCCTTTATCGATGCGCGCGAGATGAAGCTCGACCTCTCCCGGGCCTTTGCACAGGCGCTGAGCGAGGCGCTTGATGCCCTCGCTAAAGAGGGCATGTTCAAAGGCGCATAA
- a CDS encoding sulfite exporter TauE/SafE family protein, whose amino-acid sequence MGAMIIVAIFVTGFLAGGLGSMVGLGGGVFIVPVLSLVLGVDLKAAIAASAICVVLNSLNGSAEYLRRGMVHIKLALLLQVSTAMAAILGGIIVVYSPVQTLKLVFAGTLALVIAALVAAPRGAEVVPPGGHDPFGMATEFDDPTTAKPLSYVPQRMKRGVTLSWLAGLSSGMLGIGGGAVQVPMMSAMMRVPLRAAAATSTFMVGTTASVSALILAMAGVVDVAVTVPAMAGVMIGSNLGARLGAKVSAGALRQVLILTLAVLTVAMAADGLGWVQLR is encoded by the coding sequence ATGGGTGCGATGATCATCGTGGCGATCTTTGTGACGGGGTTTCTGGCCGGCGGGCTGGGCTCGATGGTGGGGCTGGGCGGCGGGGTCTTTATCGTGCCGGTGCTCTCGCTGGTGCTGGGCGTGGACCTGAAGGCGGCGATTGCGGCGAGCGCGATTTGTGTGGTGCTCAACTCGCTCAACGGCAGCGCGGAGTACCTGCGTCGGGGGATGGTGCACATCAAGCTCGCGCTGCTCTTGCAGGTCTCGACGGCGATGGCGGCGATTTTAGGGGGCATCATCGTGGTGTATTCGCCGGTGCAGACCTTGAAGCTGGTCTTTGCCGGGACGCTGGCGCTGGTGATCGCCGCGCTGGTGGCGGCACCGCGCGGCGCGGAGGTGGTGCCTCCGGGCGGGCACGATCCCTTTGGCATGGCCACCGAGTTTGACGATCCGACGACCGCCAAACCCTTGAGCTATGTGCCTCAGCGCATGAAGCGCGGGGTGACGCTGAGCTGGCTGGCGGGCCTGAGCTCCGGGATGCTGGGCATTGGCGGGGGGGCGGTGCAGGTGCCGATGATGAGCGCGATGATGCGGGTGCCGCTGCGGGCCGCAGCGGCCACGAGCACCTTTATGGTGGGCACGACCGCTTCGGTCAGCGCGCTGATTCTGGCGATGGCCGGGGTGGTCGACGTTGCCGTCACCGTTCCGGCGATGGCCGGTGTAATGATCGGCTCAAACCTCGGCGCACGGCTGGGCGCAAAAGTTTCGGCCGGGGCGCTGCGTCAGGTGCTGATCCTCACCCTGGCGGTGCTCACCGTGGCGATGGCCGCCGACGGGCTGGGCTGGGTGCAGCTTCGTTGA
- a CDS encoding DUF1634 domain-containing protein, with translation MAVSMASRDDSLVVGVLYRWLSLVGMAMALLGVALEFMLTGVIRRGLWTPSQLVEGIRSLDVSVLTTLGVWLLIAGPSAGLVILAWRALGSRRWMQGGLALLVLVIVVLSVPLKMSLKGA, from the coding sequence ATGGCAGTGAGTATGGCGAGCCGTGACGACTCTCTGGTCGTCGGCGTGCTCTATCGATGGCTGAGCCTTGTGGGCATGGCGATGGCGCTTCTGGGGGTGGCGCTGGAGTTTATGCTCACCGGGGTGATTCGCCGGGGGTTATGGACACCTTCGCAGCTTGTGGAGGGGATCCGCAGCCTGGATGTCTCGGTGCTCACCACGCTGGGGGTGTGGCTGTTGATCGCCGGGCCCTCTGCGGGGCTGGTGATCCTGGCCTGGCGGGCGCTGGGTTCCAGGCGCTGGATGCAGGGGGGGCTGGCGTTGCTGGTGCTGGTGATTGTGGTGCTCTCGGTGCCGCTGAAGATGTCGCTGAAGGGGGCGTGA
- the treS gene encoding maltose alpha-D-glucosyltransferase: protein MPKTPWYQDAVIYEVHVRSFFDSDGDGIGDLRGLTQRLDYLEELGVTALWLLPFYPSPLKDDGYDIASYTEVHPDYGTLRDFQTFLREAHRRGLKVITELVLNHTSDQHPWFQRARRAPRGSVERDFYVWSDTPDRYREARIIFSDVKHSNWTYDPVAGQYFWHRFYDHQPDLNFDNPQVRKAVFEIVDFWMKMGIDGLRLDAITYLYEREGTTCEGLPETHAFLRDLRAHVDERYEDRMLLAEANLWPEDAVAFFGQGDECHMAFHFPLMPRLFMAVEMEDRQPIVDILDQTPELPEGCQWALFLRNHDELTLEMVTDEERDFMYRAFAPELRMRVNLGIRRRLAPILRGDGRKIRLLYALLLSLPGTPILYYGDEIGMGDNYHLGDRNGVRTPMQWSADRNGGFSRANPQSLFLPVITDPAYHYMSTNVETQENAPASLLRWIKRLIAIRQNSPALKRGELTMMPCTNHRVLAMRRTTEDDDALLVLNLSHAAQHVHLDLSDAAERWPVELWGRTQFPPIHPERARRYALSLAPYAFYWFNLSKRPLDEAQLMEPPAPRGPLEVRDDWSAIFEGRMRAPFLRRLTEFLHHQPWFNPRARRLETLEIQERIRMRWEEGLTLICLLEATFLDGENEIYMLPIGFSTDQRADRIREQSPHAIITRLRLERTGESGELYDASVSPGFVSALLGYIRKSWTLNGMEGSFQGHWVEHFQDLTPERLSALPLHLLEINHTHTSVVFGEDLVVKLFRRLESGRSVDVEVGQFLLESDFPGVAPLTGHLDYHRGRWEPTTLATVHRFVPHRADGLTWFLDHATDHLQHRRPEEIEPPELLDGVRAQTLIRLNPDDFDLADDDRVFLNQARQLGQRAAELHTALASGPPETPFEPTLFSTSYERTRYHSMRTLTLRTMRLLRRRLSTLESHQAMARLVLDQEPEILARFKTMVGRGLGGMRIRIHGDFHLEEVLRTVDDFVIIDLEGHPWLPIGERRIKRTPLRDVATMLRSFHHTSMLAWQRTCRADLPRDLDPDELPEALEIFKAAQRWYALCANAFLSGYLPPATSAGFLPNTPEGIAELLDVMRLQKALRQLEHDLERGKPIDLSLIAVTAQLMAR from the coding sequence ATGCCGAAGACGCCATGGTATCAAGACGCCGTCATCTACGAAGTTCATGTGCGCTCGTTCTTTGATAGCGACGGCGACGGCATCGGCGATCTGCGCGGGCTCACCCAGCGCCTGGACTACCTCGAAGAGCTCGGCGTCACCGCCCTGTGGCTTCTGCCCTTCTACCCCTCGCCACTCAAAGACGATGGCTACGACATCGCCAGCTACACCGAGGTGCACCCGGATTACGGGACGTTGCGCGACTTCCAAACATTCCTGCGCGAAGCCCACCGCCGGGGATTAAAGGTCATCACCGAGCTTGTGCTCAACCACACCTCCGACCAGCACCCCTGGTTTCAGCGGGCCCGCCGCGCCCCGCGCGGCTCGGTGGAGCGCGACTTCTACGTCTGGAGCGACACCCCGGATCGCTACCGCGAGGCGCGCATCATCTTCAGCGACGTCAAACACTCCAACTGGACCTACGATCCGGTGGCCGGGCAGTACTTCTGGCACCGCTTCTATGACCATCAGCCCGACTTAAACTTCGACAACCCTCAGGTGCGCAAAGCCGTCTTCGAGATCGTCGACTTCTGGATGAAGATGGGCATCGACGGGCTGCGCCTGGACGCCATCACCTACCTCTACGAGCGCGAGGGCACGACCTGCGAGGGCCTTCCCGAAACCCACGCCTTTTTGCGCGACCTGCGCGCGCACGTCGATGAGCGCTACGAAGATCGCATGCTCCTGGCCGAGGCCAACCTCTGGCCCGAAGACGCTGTGGCCTTCTTTGGCCAGGGCGACGAATGCCATATGGCCTTTCATTTCCCGCTGATGCCTCGCCTCTTTATGGCCGTGGAAATGGAAGATCGTCAGCCGATTGTCGACATCCTCGATCAGACCCCGGAGCTGCCCGAGGGCTGCCAGTGGGCGCTCTTTTTGCGCAACCACGACGAGCTCACCCTGGAGATGGTCACCGACGAGGAGCGCGACTTTATGTACCGGGCCTTTGCCCCGGAGCTGCGCATGCGGGTCAACCTGGGAATTCGCCGACGCCTCGCACCCATATTGCGCGGCGACGGGCGCAAAATTCGCCTGCTCTACGCCCTGCTGCTCTCCCTGCCCGGCACGCCCATTCTCTACTACGGCGATGAAATCGGCATGGGCGACAACTACCACCTGGGCGATCGCAACGGGGTGCGCACCCCGATGCAATGGAGCGCCGATCGCAACGGAGGCTTCTCTCGCGCCAACCCCCAGAGCCTTTTCCTGCCGGTGATCACCGATCCCGCCTACCACTACATGAGCACCAACGTGGAGACCCAGGAGAACGCCCCGGCCTCGCTTCTGCGCTGGATCAAGCGGCTGATCGCCATCCGCCAGAACAGCCCGGCGCTTAAGCGCGGGGAGCTGACGATGATGCCCTGCACCAACCACCGGGTGCTGGCGATGCGCCGTACCACCGAGGACGATGACGCGCTGCTGGTGCTCAACCTCTCGCACGCAGCGCAACACGTGCATCTGGATTTGAGCGATGCGGCCGAGCGCTGGCCTGTTGAATTATGGGGCCGCACGCAATTTCCCCCGATTCATCCGGAGCGTGCGCGCCGCTACGCCCTCTCGCTGGCGCCCTACGCGTTCTACTGGTTCAACCTCTCCAAACGCCCCCTCGATGAAGCCCAGCTGATGGAGCCCCCCGCCCCGCGCGGCCCCCTGGAGGTGCGCGATGACTGGTCGGCGATCTTTGAGGGCCGCATGCGCGCTCCTTTTCTGCGCCGCCTTACCGAATTCTTGCACCATCAGCCCTGGTTCAACCCCCGCGCCCGACGCCTCGAAACGCTGGAGATTCAAGAACGCATTCGCATGCGCTGGGAGGAAGGCCTCACGCTGATCTGCCTGCTGGAAGCCACCTTTCTCGACGGAGAAAACGAGATCTACATGCTGCCCATCGGCTTCTCCACCGATCAGCGCGCCGATCGCATCCGCGAACAATCCCCTCACGCCATCATCACCAGACTACGCCTGGAGCGCACCGGTGAATCCGGTGAGCTCTACGACGCCTCGGTCAGCCCCGGCTTTGTGAGCGCCCTACTCGGTTACATCCGCAAAAGCTGGACCCTCAACGGGATGGAGGGCAGTTTCCAGGGCCACTGGGTCGAGCACTTCCAGGACCTCACCCCGGAGCGTCTCAGCGCGCTTCCCCTCCACCTGCTCGAGATCAACCACACCCACACCTCGGTGGTCTTCGGCGAAGATCTCGTCGTCAAACTCTTCCGCCGCCTGGAGTCCGGACGCTCGGTCGATGTGGAAGTCGGCCAATTTCTACTGGAAAGCGACTTCCCTGGCGTCGCCCCGCTCACCGGCCACCTCGACTACCACCGCGGTCGATGGGAACCGACAACCCTGGCCACGGTGCACCGCTTTGTGCCCCACCGTGCCGACGGGCTGACCTGGTTTCTCGATCACGCCACCGACCACCTGCAACACCGCCGCCCCGAGGAGATTGAACCACCGGAGCTCCTTGACGGCGTGCGTGCGCAGACGCTGATTCGCCTCAATCCAGACGACTTTGATCTGGCCGACGACGACCGTGTCTTCCTCAACCAGGCTCGCCAGCTCGGCCAGCGCGCCGCCGAGCTGCACACCGCCTTGGCCAGCGGGCCGCCCGAGACCCCCTTTGAGCCCACGCTCTTCTCCACCTCCTATGAGCGCACCCGCTACCACTCCATGCGCACCCTGACTCTTCGCACCATGCGCCTGCTGCGTCGAAGGCTCAGCACGCTGGAGTCCCATCAGGCGATGGCGCGCCTGGTGCTCGACCAGGAGCCGGAGATCCTGGCCCGATTTAAAACCATGGTCGGCCGGGGCCTGGGCGGGATGCGCATCCGCATTCACGGCGACTTCCACCTCGAAGAGGTACTGCGTACCGTCGATGACTTTGTGATCATCGACCTTGAGGGCCACCCCTGGCTTCCCATTGGCGAGAGGCGCATCAAACGCACGCCCCTGCGCGACGTGGCCACCATGCTGCGCTCCTTTCACCACACCAGCATGCTCGCCTGGCAGCGTACCTGTCGCGCCGACCTCCCCCGCGACCTCGATCCAGACGAGCTCCCCGAGGCGCTTGAGATCTTCAAGGCCGCGCAGCGCTGGTACGCACTCTGCGCCAACGCCTTCTTAAGCGGCTACCTTCCCCCGGCCACCTCTGCAGGTTTTCTACCCAACACCCCCGAGGGCATCGCCGAGCTCCTCGACGTGATGCGACTTCAAAAAGCCCTGCGCCAACTTGAGCATGACCTGGAGCGTGGCAAGCCCATCGATCTCTCGCTGATCGCGGTGACCGCCCAGTTGATGGCCCGCTAA
- a CDS encoding alpha,alpha-trehalose-phosphate synthase (UDP-forming) — MTALGPLTVVSNRLPVVMRPRGGSWKVEPGAGGLVAAMQPILERQGGCWVGWPGVVEEDGRGWAEGLQRAGERAGYALEPVTMNRAQYKGYYEGFSNSVIWPLFHGFADRCSFEASDFEQYRSVNQRFAEATMRCVGGEGLVWVHDYQLFEVGQRLRELGHKGRLAHFLHISFPGMENYAKLPWRRELLRALLAYDLVGFQTARDVRNFVRCAETFGVGGVLRHEGGQALLVAEDGRRVEAGAFPIGMDFEAFSERAASAEVEERVRALQDEIGAYRMFLGIDRLDYTKGLIHRLRAFELMLERHPHLREQVVFFQLVVPSRENVSEYRSLKREFDRVVGRINGRFSTSGWQPIRYLYNRVNPVELAALYRLAVVALVTPLRDGMNLVAKEYCACQVDENGALVLSEFAGAAAQLGEGAVLVNPYDRVASADAMARAVQMDEARRRTRMRAMRRIIATSDVYRWAERFLERATEGPQPGEGFATPAQISVVGQQVGPISPQL; from the coding sequence ATGACAGCGTTAGGGCCGTTGACGGTGGTGTCCAATCGCCTGCCGGTGGTGATGCGTCCGAGGGGCGGGAGCTGGAAGGTGGAGCCCGGGGCCGGAGGATTGGTGGCGGCGATGCAGCCTATTTTAGAGCGGCAGGGGGGCTGCTGGGTGGGATGGCCCGGGGTGGTTGAGGAAGACGGGCGAGGGTGGGCCGAAGGGCTGCAGCGCGCCGGCGAGCGGGCGGGGTACGCGCTGGAGCCGGTGACGATGAACAGGGCGCAGTATAAGGGGTATTATGAGGGGTTCTCCAACTCGGTGATCTGGCCGCTCTTTCATGGGTTTGCGGATCGTTGTTCTTTTGAGGCGTCCGATTTTGAGCAGTATCGCAGCGTGAATCAGCGCTTTGCCGAGGCGACGATGCGCTGTGTGGGGGGGGAGGGGCTGGTGTGGGTGCATGACTATCAGCTCTTTGAGGTGGGGCAGCGCTTAAGGGAGCTGGGGCATAAGGGGCGGCTTGCGCATTTTTTGCATATTTCGTTTCCGGGCATGGAGAACTACGCGAAGTTGCCCTGGAGGCGTGAGCTGCTGAGGGCGCTTCTTGCGTACGATCTGGTGGGGTTTCAGACCGCGCGCGATGTGCGCAACTTTGTGCGGTGTGCCGAGACCTTCGGGGTAGGAGGAGTGCTCCGCCATGAGGGCGGTCAGGCGCTGCTGGTGGCCGAAGACGGGCGGCGGGTGGAGGCGGGAGCGTTTCCGATCGGCATGGATTTTGAGGCCTTCTCGGAGCGTGCGGCAAGCGCAGAGGTGGAGGAGCGCGTGAGGGCGTTGCAAGACGAGATCGGCGCCTACCGGATGTTTCTGGGCATCGACCGACTTGATTATACCAAGGGGTTGATCCATCGCTTGCGCGCCTTTGAGTTGATGCTGGAGCGGCATCCTCATCTTCGTGAGCAGGTGGTGTTCTTTCAGCTGGTGGTGCCCAGCCGGGAGAATGTGAGTGAGTATCGGTCGCTCAAGCGCGAGTTCGACCGGGTGGTGGGACGTATCAACGGGCGCTTTAGCACCTCGGGTTGGCAGCCGATTCGCTACCTCTATAACCGGGTAAATCCGGTGGAGCTTGCCGCGCTCTACCGGCTGGCGGTGGTGGCACTGGTCACGCCCCTGCGCGACGGGATGAACCTTGTGGCCAAGGAGTATTGCGCCTGCCAGGTTGATGAGAACGGGGCGCTGGTGCTCAGCGAATTCGCCGGCGCGGCCGCGCAGCTTGGCGAGGGGGCGGTGCTGGTCAACCCCTACGATCGGGTGGCGAGCGCCGATGCGATGGCGCGGGCGGTGCAGATGGATGAGGCGCGCCGGCGAACGCGGATGCGCGCGATGCGCCGGATCATCGCAACGAGCGATGTGTACCGCTGGGCCGAGCGATTTCTGGAGCGCGCCACCGAAGGCCCGCAGCCCGGGGAAGGTTTTGCGACGCCGGCCCAGATCTCGGTGGTGGGTCAGCAGGTCGGGCCGATCTCGCCGCAGCTTTAG